A region from the Alnus glutinosa chromosome 5, dhAlnGlut1.1, whole genome shotgun sequence genome encodes:
- the LOC133868947 gene encoding uncharacterized protein LOC133868947 → MDGVEEFMIFSAANSKTKGFIVCPCKKCCLGVTLREDVVYDHLTSGAGILEGYTEWVMHGEQVNPSVNKDPIFEGSTTSPTDRMPTHDKSSGMQAMLRDVFAMHNDQLHYGGFDMGIEAEAVEEDIADYDENASKFYALLKEDDRPLHANTKHSKLGAIICLYNLKCMGGWSNTHFSLLLEFINELLPTDAHLPNDTYQAKKYLKDLGLEYEKISACRNDCMLFWKENEKLDKCTMCNMSRWKDNITDEDGSSPISKRKPFKVLRWFPLIPRLQRLFMSQHTATHMKWHAVERTKDGVLRHPADGEAWKSFDAHYPDFAKDPRNVRLGLSSDGFNPFGNMSTAHSTWLVLLVPYNLPPWMCMKQPYFMLSLIIPGPSSPRMNIDVSLQPLVTELNQLWDVGVQTFDVSLKKKFMLRAALMWTINDLPAYGDLSGWSTKGKKACPCCMDSTRSMWLTYGRKQCYMGHRRWLPEDHIWRKNKRAFDGMEEMGHPSSVPSGDEIMKQLQGFVERPRSEGEGWKKRSIFFTLPYWKDNELRHNLDVMHIEKNVVDNIIGTLLDIKGKTKDNYEAHQDLRKLGLRSALHPFTADNNKTYLPAANFTMTKTEKYGFLKVISDVRVPDGYASNVSRCLKLKECSIGGMKSHDSHILMQQLMPIAFRGSLPKKVVGP, encoded by the coding sequence ATGGATGGAGTTGAGGAATTTATGATATTTTCAGCTGCCAACTCCAAAACTAAAGGGTTCATCGTGTGCCCATGTAAGAAGTGTTGTTTGGGCGTGACATTGCGGGAAGATGTTGTGTACGACCATTTGACATCAGGAGCAGGGATTTTGGAGGGTTACACCGAGTGGGTAATGCATGGGGAACAAGTTAACCCTTCCGTCAATAAGGACCCAATATTCGAAGGGTCCACTACAAGTCCCACCGATAGGATGCCAACACATGACAAGTCCAGTGGAATGCAAGCCATGCTTAGAGATGTTTTTGCTATGCACAATGATCAACTACATTATGGTGGATTTGACATGGGTATCGAAGCAGAAGCTGTAGAGGAAGATATTGCGGACTATGATGAAAATGCAAGTAAGTTCTACGCTTTGCTTAAAGAGGACGATAGGCCACTCCATGCGaatacaaaacatagcaaattgggGGCTATTATATGTCTATACAATTTGAAGTGTATGGGTGGATGGAGTAACACACATTTCTCATTGTTGCTTGAATTTATCAATGAGTTGCTTCCAACGGATGCACATTTGCCTAATGACACATACCAGGCAAAAAAGTACCTGAAAGACTTGGGGCTTGAATATGAGAAGATCTCGGCGTGTCGCAATGATTGTATGCTATTTTGGAAGGAGAATGAGAAGTTAGACAAATGTACAATGTGCAATATGTCGAGGTGGAAGGATAACATAACTGATGAAGATGGTTCATCCCCAATATCAAAAAGAAAGCCGTTTAAGGTGTTGCGGTGGTTTCCTCTGATACCAAGGTTGCaaaggttgtttatgtcacAGCATACTGCGACACACATGAAATGGCACGCTGTTGAGCGCACAAAAGATGGTGTACTAAGGCATCCAGCCGATGGTGAAGCATGGAAATCTTTCGATGCACATTACCCAGACTTCGCCAAAGATCCACGCAATGTCAGGCTCGGCTTATCGTCAGATGGATTCAATCCTTTTGGAAACATGAGCACTGCTCACAGTACATGGCTGGTATTGTTGGTACCGTACAACTTGCCTCcatggatgtgcatgaaacaaccaTATTTTATGTTATCCTTGATTATCCCAGGCCCAAGTTCACCTAGAATGAATATAGATGTTTCCCTACAGCCCCTCGTAACAGAACTTAACCAACTATGGGATGTTGGGGTACAGACTTTTGAtgtatccttaaaaaaaaagtttatgttgCGTGCAgcattgatgtggacaataaacgacttacCAGCGTACGGAGATTTGTCGGGATGGAGTACGAAAGGAAAAAAGGCTTGTCCTTGTTGTATGGATTCAACACGTTCTATGTGGTTAACTTATGGTAGAAAACAATGCTATATGGGCCACCGACGATGGTTACCTGAAGATCATATATGGAGAAAGAACAAGAGAGCATTCGATGGTATGGAAGAAATGGGACATCCATCTAGTGTGCCAAGTGGTGATGAGATAATGAAACAACTACAAGGTTTTGTAGAGAGGCCAAGGTCAGAGGGTGAGGgttggaagaagagaagtaTATTCTTCACATTGCCCTATTGGAAAGATAATGAATTGCGTCACAACCTTGACGTGATGCACATTGAGAAGAATGTCGTCGATAATATAATTGGCACGCTGTTGGACATTAAAGGGAAAACGAAAGACAATTACGAAGCACATCAGGATCTACGAAAATTGGGTTTGAGATCAGCACTTCATCCTTTTACTGCGGATAACAACAAAACATATTTACCTGCAGCGAACTTCACAATGACAAAAACAGAGAAGTATGGCTTCCTAAAGGTGATAAGTGATGTAAGAGTGCCTGATGGATATGCTTCAAATGTGTCACGTTGTCTCAAACTTAAAGAATGTAGTATTGGGGGTATGAaaagccatgatagccacatactcaTGCAACAACTCATGCCAATTGCATTTCGCGGGTCCTTACCAAAGAAGGTTGTTGGTCCTTAA